Genomic segment of Mycolicibacterium psychrotolerans:
GAGAGCAGCCGGGCCTGGGCGAACGGGATCGGCATCCGTACCCGCTGATTGGCCAGCCGGTTGAGCCGCGCCACCACCGAGAGCAGATCTGCGCCGAGCGTCGAGGACATGACGGCCATGTTTCCATAGAATTCCTATGTATTCCAGCGCGCGTGCCGTGGCAGCGGTCACATGCCGGCCGGCGGGTGCGCGCGCACGGGCTGGCAGAATCGTGAAATGACCACGGCAGGCCCGCAGCGCACCTCGCGACGGTCGGGTTCCCTGCAACCGGTCGAACTGGCCCAGGCCTCGGTGATGGCGGCGCTGTGCGCGGCCATCGCGATCATCGCCGTCGTCGTGCCCTTCGCGGCCGGACTGTCGCTGCTGGGGACCGTCCCGATGGGTCTGCTGGCCTACCGGTACCGGCTGCGGGTGCTGATCACCGCCACGGTGGCGGGTGGTCTGGTCGCCTTCCTCATCGCCGGCATGGGCGGCTTCATGACCGTCGTCAACTGCGCCTACATCGGCGGGCTGACCGGCATCGTGAAGCGCCGGGGACGCGGCACGCCGACGGTCGTCGCCTCCTCGCTGGTGGCCGGCGCGCTGTTCGGGGTGTTCGCCGTCGCCGCACTGACCGTGCTGAGCCGGTTGCGGCACCTCATCTTCGAGTCGATGACCGCCAACGTGGACGGGGTGGCCGCCATCATGGCCCGCGTACCCCAGCTGGAAGGGGCGGCCGAGCGGCTCAAAGACGACTTCGCGACCGCGCTGCAGTACTGGCCGGTGCTGTTGTTCGCCATCGGCGTGGGCACCATCCTGTGGGTCAGCCTCGTCGGCTGGTGGGCGCTGTCGCGGGTGATGACGCGCCTTCTCGGCGTTCCCGACGTACACAAGCTGGAGACCCCGATCGGCGATGGCCCGATCGACCCGGTTCCGCTGCAACTGCACGACGTCCGGTTCCGGTATCCGTCCTCGCCCAAAGACGCGCTGGGCCCGGTGTCGATGTCGGTGCAGCCCGGTGAACACGTCGCCGTCACCGGGGCCAACGGCTCCGGTAAGACCACGCTGATGCTGGTGCTCTCCGGCCGCGAACCGACCGCGGGGACGGTGCAGCGTCCGGGTGCGGTCGGGTTGGGCCGTACCGGCGGCACCGCGGTGGTGATGCAGCATCCCGAGAGCCAGGTGCTGGGCACGCGCGTCGCCGACGACGTGGTGTGGGGCCTGCCGCCCGGGACGTCGATCGACGTCGACCGGCTGCTCGGCGAGGTCGGACTCGACGGATTCGGCGAGCGCGACACCGGTGGGCTGTCGGGCGGTGAACTGCAGCGCCTCGCCGTGGCCGGAGCGTTGGCACGCGAACCCGCCCTGCTGATCGCCGACGAGGTCACCAGCATGGTG
This window contains:
- a CDS encoding ABC transporter ATP-binding protein — translated: MTTAGPQRTSRRSGSLQPVELAQASVMAALCAAIAIIAVVVPFAAGLSLLGTVPMGLLAYRYRLRVLITATVAGGLVAFLIAGMGGFMTVVNCAYIGGLTGIVKRRGRGTPTVVASSLVAGALFGVFAVAALTVLSRLRHLIFESMTANVDGVAAIMARVPQLEGAAERLKDDFATALQYWPVLLFAIGVGTILWVSLVGWWALSRVMTRLLGVPDVHKLETPIGDGPIDPVPLQLHDVRFRYPSSPKDALGPVSMSVQPGEHVAVTGANGSGKTTLMLVLSGREPTAGTVQRPGAVGLGRTGGTAVVMQHPESQVLGTRVADDVVWGLPPGTSIDVDRLLGEVGLDGFGERDTGGLSGGELQRLAVAGALAREPALLIADEVTSMVDQDGREGLMSVLSGLTRRHRTALVHITHYNDEAEAADRTVTLSGNGASADNVAGPEMVETAEAPVASADPDRPAGPPVLELRGVGHVYGYGTPWAKTALSGIDFAVHEGDGVLIHGLNGSGKSTLAWIMAGLTVPTVGECLLDGAPVSEQVGGVAISFQAARLQLMRSHVALEIASSAGFSMYDQARVTEALNTVGLDPTLASRRIDQLSGGQMRRVVLAGLLARKPRALILDEPLAGLDAASARGLLRLLEDLRRRRGLTVVVISHDFAGLEDLCPRTLHLQDGELATAPTTAGGLS